A portion of the Pseudomonas sp. PSE14 genome contains these proteins:
- a CDS encoding peptidase U32 family protein → MQLVCPAGSLPALKSALREGADAIYVGFRDDTNARHFAGLNLDDRQLRQGVELIHGAGKQMYVAVNTYPGAAGWARWQRAVDQAADLGVDALIAADCAVLGYAAKRHPNLSLHLSVQGSATNVAALAFYHERYGIRRAVLPRVLSLAQVRQVAANSPVPIEVFAFGSLCIMAEGRCHLSSYVTGESPNLCGVCSPAKAVRWSEEPEGLTSRLNDVLIDRYAPDEPAGYPTLCKGRFVVNGERFHALEEPTSLNTIDLIPQLAEIGVAAVKIEGRQRSPAYVEQVTRVWRQALDSWKRAPESYRTLTQWQEALDKLSEGHQTTLGAYHRSWQ, encoded by the coding sequence ATGCAACTGGTCTGCCCGGCGGGAAGTCTGCCCGCCCTGAAATCGGCCCTGCGCGAAGGCGCCGACGCCATCTACGTCGGCTTTCGCGACGACACCAACGCCCGGCACTTCGCTGGCCTCAACCTCGATGACCGCCAGCTGCGCCAGGGCGTGGAACTTATCCACGGCGCCGGCAAGCAGATGTACGTGGCGGTCAACACCTACCCCGGCGCCGCCGGTTGGGCGCGCTGGCAGCGCGCGGTGGACCAGGCCGCCGACCTGGGCGTGGACGCACTGATCGCCGCCGACTGCGCGGTGCTCGGCTACGCCGCCAAACGCCACCCGAACCTCTCGCTTCACCTCTCGGTGCAGGGCTCGGCCACCAATGTCGCGGCGCTGGCCTTCTACCACGAGCGCTACGGCATCCGCCGCGCCGTGCTGCCGCGCGTGCTGTCGCTGGCGCAGGTGCGCCAGGTGGCGGCGAACAGCCCGGTGCCCATCGAAGTCTTCGCCTTCGGCAGCCTGTGCATCATGGCCGAAGGGCGCTGCCATCTGTCGTCCTATGTCACTGGCGAGTCGCCGAATCTCTGCGGCGTCTGCTCGCCGGCCAAGGCGGTGCGTTGGAGCGAGGAGCCCGAAGGGCTGACCTCGCGGCTCAACGACGTGCTGATCGACCGCTATGCACCAGACGAACCGGCGGGCTACCCGACCCTGTGCAAGGGCCGCTTCGTGGTCAACGGCGAGCGCTTCCATGCCCTGGAGGAGCCCACCAGCCTCAACACCATCGACCTGATTCCGCAATTGGCGGAAATCGGCGTGGCGGCCGTGAAGATCGAGGGCCGCCAGCGCAGCCCGGCCTATGTCGAGCAGGTCACCCGCGTCTGGCGCCAGGCGCTGGATTCCTGGAAGCGCGCGCCTGAGAGTTACCGCACGCTGACCCAGTGGCAGGAAGCCCTGGACAAGCTTTCCGAAGGCCACCAGACCACCCTGGGCGCCTACCATCGTTCCTGGCAGTGA
- the glp gene encoding gephyrin-like molybdotransferase Glp, with protein MSGCGCSGASLRPVDEAIAALMEFVPVAPPIVRVDLDHALGRVLAEDIHAPIDLPLWDNSAMDGYALRSADLGLAGARLKIAGTIAAGDAAQAELQPGQAMRIFTGAPLPPGADSVVAQEDCEVDGDWLQVPVAEHGSHVRRRGEELRNGDALLSTGKKLRAQDLGLLASVGLDRVSVYRPLRVCLLSSGDELREPGELLAPGQIYNANRFSIGALLRGWGMEVHDYGVLADTLAASRDALSLAASEWDVLITSGGVSVGDRDYLKQAIRELGELHLWKLKMQPGKPLAFGSIAGKPWIGLPGNPAAALVTALVMARPFLWRAQGRSDVQTLPVTLPAGFDWPTPNSRRQYLRARLELGDAGVARICLHPQQGSAMLRAASWADGLAVVEAGRTLRAGEPLPFLSFSELGA; from the coding sequence ATGAGCGGCTGCGGCTGCTCCGGCGCCAGCCTGCGCCCGGTGGACGAAGCCATTGCGGCACTGATGGAGTTCGTCCCCGTGGCGCCGCCGATCGTGCGCGTCGACCTGGATCACGCCCTGGGCCGCGTACTGGCCGAGGACATTCATGCGCCCATCGACCTGCCGCTGTGGGACAACAGCGCGATGGACGGCTACGCCCTACGCAGCGCCGATCTGGGCCTCGCCGGCGCGCGGCTGAAGATCGCCGGCACCATCGCCGCCGGTGATGCCGCGCAGGCCGAGCTGCAACCCGGCCAGGCCATGCGCATCTTCACCGGCGCGCCGCTGCCGCCGGGCGCGGACAGCGTGGTCGCCCAGGAGGACTGCGAGGTCGATGGCGACTGGCTGCAGGTCCCCGTGGCCGAGCACGGCAGCCACGTGCGCCGCCGCGGTGAAGAGCTCCGCAACGGCGATGCCTTGCTGAGCACCGGGAAGAAACTGCGTGCCCAGGACCTCGGCCTGCTGGCCAGCGTCGGGCTGGATCGCGTCAGCGTGTACCGTCCGCTGCGCGTCTGCCTGTTGAGCAGCGGCGATGAGTTGCGCGAGCCGGGCGAACTGCTGGCGCCGGGGCAGATCTACAACGCCAACCGCTTCAGCATCGGCGCGCTGCTGCGTGGCTGGGGCATGGAGGTGCATGACTACGGCGTGCTCGCCGACACCCTGGCGGCCAGCCGCGATGCCCTGAGCCTGGCCGCCTCCGAGTGGGACGTGCTGATCACCAGCGGCGGCGTTTCCGTGGGCGACCGCGATTATCTCAAGCAGGCGATCCGCGAACTGGGCGAGCTGCACCTGTGGAAGCTGAAGATGCAGCCGGGCAAGCCGCTGGCCTTCGGCAGCATCGCCGGCAAACCGTGGATCGGCCTGCCGGGCAACCCGGCCGCAGCGCTGGTCACCGCGCTGGTGATGGCCCGTCCCTTCCTCTGGCGTGCCCAGGGGCGCAGCGACGTGCAGACGCTGCCGGTGACGTTGCCGGCTGGCTTCGACTGGCCCACGCCCAATTCACGCCGCCAGTACCTGCGTGCGCGTCTGGAGCTGGGTGATGCCGGCGTGGCGCGCATCTGCCTGCACCCGCAGCAGGGCTCGGCCATGCTGCGCGCGGCGAGCTGGGCCGATGGCCTGGCGGTGGTGGAGGCCGGGCGCACCTTGCGCGCCGGCGAGCCGCTGCCCTTCCTGTCTTTCAGCGAACTTGGCGCCTGA
- the moaB gene encoding molybdenum cofactor biosynthesis protein B has product MSHLSTQEFQALEIAVLTVSDTRSLHNDTSGQALVTSLQRAGHALAERRLVIDDIYQIRAVVSAWIADPKVQVGLITGGTGFTLRDNTPQAVAPLLERTVDGFGELFRQISREEIGTSTLQSRAIAGISNGTLICCLPGSTGACLTAWEKILVHQLDSRTKPCNFVPHLKRLPERPVLACGTRS; this is encoded by the coding sequence ATGAGCCATCTCAGCACCCAGGAATTCCAGGCGCTGGAGATCGCTGTCCTCACCGTCAGCGATACCCGCAGCCTGCACAACGACACCTCCGGCCAGGCCCTGGTCACCTCCCTGCAGCGCGCCGGCCACGCCCTCGCCGAACGCCGGCTGGTCATCGACGACATCTACCAGATTCGCGCCGTGGTCTCGGCGTGGATCGCCGACCCCAAGGTCCAGGTCGGCCTGATCACCGGCGGTACCGGCTTCACCCTGCGCGACAACACTCCGCAAGCGGTCGCTCCGTTGCTGGAGCGCACCGTGGACGGCTTCGGTGAACTCTTCCGGCAGATTTCCCGCGAGGAAATCGGTACCTCCACCCTCCAGTCCCGCGCCATCGCCGGCATCAGCAACGGCACGCTGATCTGCTGCCTGCCCGGCTCCACCGGCGCCTGCCTGACCGCCTGGGAAAAGATCCTGGTGCACCAGCTGGACAGCCGCACCAAGCCCTGCAACTTCGTTCCCCATCTCAAACGCCTGCCCGAGCGCCCTGTGCTGGCCTGCGGTACCCGGTCATGA
- a CDS encoding C69 family dipeptidase — protein MYKPHFALKALTAALLVGGLCQSALACTTIIAGRKATADGSVLVARLEDYTYNNHAKRFVVVPPQQYKDGDTLSFDNGVSVPAPKSGMRYTAMRDWNGDQRGALGPWSEFGANEAGVILSATNSTEPNEKAAKADPLVADEGGVIEAILPDLILPQAKTAREGVELLGKYVETLGAGETNGIQIADDKEAWLFEIGSGHHWIAVRVPDDGYVVMANGMRVHDADLNDKANVQSSAGIAEFAEKHQLLEKVDPAKFNFAKAFGIVGDAYNVDREWLVQNKLEPGRKQDIRQQQYPFYTKPEKPISVEQVAAILRIDSYAGTPLDGKKPAGDQKQRPIAMERNVEAHILQVRPQMPKGLQVLSWQSLGNVRDGLLLPYYLESLRGTPRVFQQGSDDFDEHSAWWTFRSLTSLAHANDKQYMPLLHGWRDRLEGSLRAAQPAQDEMLKALAQKDGEVARAAAERFSNGTALWALDQAGVLRANILTDLTKSTEQNYSPEELEKIKHL, from the coding sequence ATGTACAAGCCCCATTTCGCGCTCAAGGCGCTCACCGCCGCCCTGCTGGTCGGCGGCCTCTGCCAGAGCGCGCTGGCCTGCACCACCATCATTGCCGGGCGCAAGGCCACCGCCGACGGCTCCGTGCTGGTCGCGCGCCTGGAGGACTACACCTACAACAACCACGCCAAGCGCTTCGTCGTGGTGCCGCCGCAACAGTACAAGGACGGCGACACGCTGAGTTTCGACAACGGCGTCAGCGTACCCGCGCCCAAGTCCGGGATGCGCTACACCGCCATGCGCGACTGGAACGGCGACCAGCGCGGCGCCCTCGGCCCCTGGAGCGAGTTCGGCGCCAACGAAGCCGGCGTGATTCTATCGGCCACCAACAGCACCGAGCCCAACGAGAAGGCGGCCAAGGCAGACCCTCTGGTGGCTGACGAGGGTGGGGTGATCGAGGCCATCCTGCCGGACCTGATCCTGCCCCAGGCGAAGACGGCCCGCGAAGGCGTGGAGCTGCTGGGCAAGTACGTCGAGACCCTGGGTGCCGGGGAAACCAACGGCATCCAGATCGCCGACGACAAGGAGGCCTGGCTGTTCGAGATCGGTTCCGGGCACCACTGGATTGCCGTGCGCGTGCCGGACGACGGCTACGTGGTGATGGCGAACGGCATGCGCGTGCACGACGCCGACCTCAACGACAAGGCCAATGTCCAGAGCAGCGCCGGCATCGCCGAGTTCGCCGAGAAGCACCAGTTACTGGAGAAAGTCGACCCGGCGAAATTCAACTTCGCCAAGGCCTTCGGCATCGTTGGCGACGCCTACAACGTCGACCGCGAATGGCTGGTGCAGAACAAGCTGGAGCCCGGCCGCAAGCAGGATATCCGTCAGCAGCAGTATCCCTTCTATACCAAGCCCGAGAAGCCCATCAGCGTCGAGCAGGTGGCTGCCATCCTGCGCATCGACAGCTACGCCGGTACGCCGCTGGACGGCAAGAAACCGGCCGGCGACCAGAAGCAGCGGCCGATTGCCATGGAGCGCAACGTCGAGGCACACATCCTGCAGGTTCGCCCGCAGATGCCCAAGGGCTTGCAGGTGCTGTCCTGGCAATCGCTGGGCAACGTGCGTGATGGCCTGCTGCTGCCGTACTACCTGGAGAGCCTGCGCGGCACGCCGCGGGTGTTCCAGCAGGGCAGCGACGACTTCGACGAGCACTCCGCCTGGTGGACCTTCCGTAGCCTGACTTCGCTCGCCCACGCCAACGACAAGCAGTACATGCCCTTGCTGCACGGCTGGCGCGACCGTCTGGAAGGCAGTCTGCGTGCCGCGCAGCCGGCCCAGGACGAGATGCTCAAGGCCCTCGCGCAGAAGGACGGCGAAGTGGCCCGCGCCGCCGCCGAACGCTTCAGCAACGGCACCGCGCTCTGGGCCCTGGACCAGGCGGGCGTGCTGCGCGCCAACATCCTCACCGACCTGACCAAATCCACCGAGCAGAACTACAGCCCCGAGGAGCTGGAGAAGATCAAGCATCTGTAG
- the moaE gene encoding molybdopterin synthase catalytic subunit MoaE, protein MAIRVQPAAFDPGAELNAMHAANVGVGAVVGFVGYVRDFNDGREVGGMFLEHYAGMTEKALEKIAVEANQRWPLLRLEILHRIGRLEPGEPIVFVGAASAHRQAAFDACNFVMDYLKTRAPFWKKEDTSEGPRWVEGRCSDQAAAERWKG, encoded by the coding sequence ATGGCGATCCGCGTGCAGCCGGCGGCGTTCGATCCGGGCGCCGAACTCAATGCGATGCATGCCGCCAACGTCGGCGTCGGTGCGGTGGTCGGCTTTGTCGGCTACGTGCGTGATTTCAACGACGGCCGCGAAGTCGGCGGGATGTTCCTTGAACACTACGCCGGCATGACCGAGAAGGCGCTGGAGAAGATCGCCGTGGAGGCCAACCAGCGCTGGCCGCTGCTGCGCCTGGAAATCCTCCACCGTATCGGCCGCCTGGAGCCGGGCGAACCCATCGTTTTCGTCGGCGCCGCCAGCGCCCACCGCCAGGCGGCATTCGACGCCTGCAACTTCGTCATGGACTACCTCAAGACCCGTGCGCCGTTCTGGAAGAAGGAAGACACCAGCGAAGGCCCGCGCTGGGTCGAGGGCCGCTGTAGCGACCAGGCTGCCGCCGAGCGCTGGAAAGGCTGA
- a CDS encoding MoaD/ThiS family protein, translating to MIRVQYFARYREALGLDGEQLNWSQSLASLDDLRRLLLERGGSWSVLGEQNLMCARNQELCSLDEPLADGDEVAFFPTVTGG from the coding sequence ATGATCCGCGTGCAGTACTTCGCCCGCTACCGCGAAGCCCTGGGCCTCGACGGCGAGCAGCTGAACTGGAGCCAGTCCCTGGCCAGCCTCGACGACCTGCGGCGCCTGCTGCTGGAGCGCGGCGGTTCCTGGAGCGTGCTCGGCGAACAGAACCTGATGTGCGCGCGTAACCAGGAGCTGTGCTCCCTGGACGAACCCCTCGCCGATGGCGACGAGGTGGCCTTCTTCCCCACCGTTACCGGAGGCTGA
- the moaC gene encoding cyclic pyranopterin monophosphate synthase MoaC, translated as MLTHLDSQGRANMVDVTEKAVTSREAVAEARVRMLPATLQLIQDGGHPKGDVFAVARIAGIQAAKKTHELIPLCHPLLLTSVKVELAAEGEDTVHIVARCKLAGQTGVEMEALTAASVAALTIYDMCKAVDRGMTIESVRLLEKLGGKSGHYLATDSVAGDTP; from the coding sequence GTGCTGACCCATCTCGATTCCCAAGGCCGCGCCAACATGGTCGACGTCACCGAAAAAGCCGTGACGTCCCGTGAAGCCGTGGCCGAAGCCCGGGTGCGCATGCTCCCGGCGACCCTGCAACTGATCCAGGACGGCGGCCACCCCAAGGGCGACGTGTTCGCCGTGGCGCGCATCGCCGGCATCCAGGCGGCGAAGAAGACCCATGAACTGATCCCGCTGTGCCACCCGCTGCTGCTCACCAGCGTCAAGGTCGAGCTCGCCGCCGAAGGCGAGGACACCGTGCACATCGTCGCCCGCTGCAAGCTGGCCGGGCAGACCGGCGTGGAGATGGAAGCGCTGACCGCTGCCAGCGTCGCCGCGCTGACCATCTATGACATGTGCAAGGCCGTGGACCGTGGCATGACCATCGAAAGCGTGCGCCTGCTGGAAAAGCTCGGCGGCAAGAGTGGCCATTACTTGGCGACAGATAGCGTGGCAGGAGACACCCCATGA
- a CDS encoding PhoH family protein translates to MDDHGRSSPTQPTLYVLDTNVLIHDPNALLNFQEHHVAIPMTVLEELDKLKTGKHTVAAECRQAIRLIDSVLGEATPEQVEDGVPIQRGKSGPCGSLSILMSKRAEPITWLPEHLNDNKIINQLVELKSRHSSKRVVLVTKDINMRLKARACGVFAEDYHTDQLVDDVAMLSRGYHSLSGSFWDRVSKVETRQDHGRTWHRVQLTDNLPAVHINEFIVDEQGFVGWIKGIQQDELLILDLHQEPLLHQEAWGLRPRDIYQALALYALLDPDIHLVNLSGAAGSGKTILALAAAIEQTMVSKRYRRIIATRSVQGLDEDIGFLPGTEAEKMEPWLGAITDNLEALHSDDECTHGSVDYILSKVPLQFKSLNYIRGRSFQQSLILIDECQNLTPHQMKTIITRAGNGSKVVCLGNLAQIDTPYLSATSSGLTYLTERFKDFPHGVHVTLQGVPRSVLAEFAEAHL, encoded by the coding sequence ATGGATGACCATGGACGCTCCAGCCCGACCCAGCCCACCCTGTACGTCCTCGATACCAATGTTCTGATCCACGATCCAAACGCCTTGCTGAACTTCCAGGAGCACCATGTCGCCATCCCGATGACGGTGCTGGAGGAACTGGACAAGCTCAAGACCGGTAAGCACACCGTGGCTGCGGAATGCCGCCAGGCGATCCGCCTCATCGATTCGGTGCTGGGCGAGGCGACGCCCGAGCAGGTGGAGGATGGCGTCCCCATCCAGCGCGGCAAGAGCGGTCCCTGCGGGAGCCTGTCGATCCTCATGAGCAAGCGGGCCGAGCCGATCACCTGGCTGCCCGAGCACCTCAACGACAACAAGATCATCAACCAGCTGGTGGAGCTGAAGAGTCGCCACAGCAGCAAGCGCGTGGTGCTGGTCACCAAAGACATCAACATGCGCCTGAAGGCGCGCGCCTGTGGGGTGTTCGCCGAGGACTATCACACCGACCAGCTGGTCGATGACGTCGCAATGCTGTCGCGTGGCTATCATTCGCTGTCCGGTTCGTTCTGGGACCGCGTGAGCAAGGTCGAGACCCGTCAGGACCACGGGCGCACCTGGCATCGCGTGCAACTCACCGACAACCTGCCGGCGGTGCACATCAACGAGTTCATCGTCGACGAGCAGGGCTTCGTCGGCTGGATCAAGGGCATCCAGCAGGATGAGCTGCTGATCCTCGACCTGCACCAGGAGCCGCTGCTGCACCAGGAAGCCTGGGGCCTGCGCCCGCGTGACATCTACCAGGCGCTGGCCCTCTATGCGCTGCTCGACCCGGACATCCACCTGGTCAACCTGTCCGGCGCCGCGGGCTCGGGCAAGACCATCCTGGCCCTGGCCGCCGCCATCGAGCAGACCATGGTCAGCAAGCGCTACCGTCGCATCATCGCCACCCGCAGCGTGCAGGGGCTGGACGAGGACATCGGCTTCCTGCCGGGCACCGAGGCAGAGAAGATGGAACCCTGGCTCGGCGCCATCACCGACAACCTGGAGGCGCTGCATTCGGACGACGAGTGCACCCATGGCAGCGTCGACTACATCCTCAGCAAGGTACCGCTGCAGTTCAAGTCGCTGAACTACATCCGCGGCCGCAGCTTCCAGCAGAGCCTGATCCTCATCGACGAGTGCCAGAACCTCACCCCGCACCAGATGAAGACCATCATCACCCGCGCCGGCAACGGCTCGAAGGTGGTCTGCCTGGGCAACCTGGCGCAGATCGATACGCCCTACCTGTCGGCGACCAGCTCGGGCCTGACCTACCTGACCGAACGCTTCAAGGACTTCCCCCACGGCGTGCACGTGACCCTGCAAGGGGTGCCGCGCTCGGTGCTGGCGGAGTTTGCCGAGGCGCATCTGTAA
- a CDS encoding histone deacetylase family protein encodes MLTFFHPDQLLHLPRSYFSRGQMRTPQEVPQRAECLLKAVGELGFPIVAPADFGREPLLGAHSAAYLDFLEHAYARWHEVPEDWGDEVMSNVFIREGNPLRGILAQAARYLADGSCPVGEHTWRAAYWSAQSAVAAARVVRDGAPSAYALCRPPGHHAREEAAGGFCYLNNAAIAAAELRARFDKVAILDTDMHHGQGIQEIFYGRDDVLYVSVHGDPTNFYPVVAGFDDERGEGQGAGFNVNLPMAHGASEEEFFAQVKTAQQAVRKFGAQALVLSLGFDIYKDDPQSKVAVTTEGFARLGREVAALGMPTVIVQEGGYHLQTLQANAQAFFGGMMD; translated from the coding sequence ATGCTGACTTTCTTCCATCCAGATCAACTGCTGCACCTGCCGCGCAGCTATTTTTCCCGCGGCCAGATGCGTACCCCCCAAGAGGTCCCGCAGCGTGCCGAATGCCTATTGAAAGCCGTGGGGGAACTGGGCTTCCCGATCGTGGCGCCAGCTGACTTCGGTCGCGAGCCGTTGCTGGGGGCACACAGCGCGGCATACCTGGACTTCCTCGAACACGCCTATGCGCGCTGGCACGAGGTACCGGAGGACTGGGGCGACGAGGTGATGTCCAACGTGTTCATTCGCGAGGGTAATCCGCTGCGTGGAATTCTCGCCCAGGCTGCGCGTTATCTCGCTGATGGCAGCTGTCCGGTGGGCGAGCATACCTGGCGGGCGGCGTACTGGTCGGCGCAAAGCGCCGTGGCGGCGGCGAGAGTTGTACGCGATGGTGCTCCGTCCGCCTATGCGCTATGCCGCCCGCCGGGTCACCACGCGCGGGAAGAAGCAGCCGGTGGCTTCTGTTACCTGAACAACGCCGCTATTGCTGCCGCCGAGTTGCGTGCGCGTTTCGACAAGGTCGCCATCCTCGACACCGACATGCACCACGGTCAGGGCATCCAGGAAATCTTCTACGGCCGCGATGACGTGCTCTATGTCTCGGTGCATGGCGACCCGACCAACTTCTACCCGGTGGTCGCCGGTTTCGACGACGAGCGGGGGGAGGGGCAGGGCGCAGGCTTCAATGTCAACCTGCCGATGGCTCACGGTGCCAGCGAGGAGGAGTTCTTCGCGCAGGTGAAAACAGCGCAGCAGGCGGTCCGTAAGTTCGGTGCGCAGGCGCTGGTGCTGTCACTGGGCTTCGACATCTACAAGGACGATCCGCAATCGAAAGTGGCGGTGACTACCGAAGGCTTCGCCCGGCTGGGGCGCGAGGTCGCGGCGCTGGGCATGCCGACGGTCATCGTGCAGGAGGGCGGTTATCACCTGCAGACGCTTCAGGCCAATGCGCAGGCGTTCTTCGGTGGGATGATGGACTGA
- a CDS encoding Zn-dependent hydrolase, whose amino-acid sequence MLKIDGARLWASLMDMAGVGATARGGSRRLALSEEDRAGRQLFERWCREAGLSLRRDPVGNLFARRAGADDSLDPVVMGSHLDTQPEGGRFDGVYGVLAGLEVLRSLNDQGIRTRRPLEVAVWTNEEGARFTPAMLGSATFTGAMPLDAALASRDAEGVSVGEALQTLGWQGDLPLGRRLDSYFEAHIEQGPILEDNGIDVGVVTGGQSIRWLDVRVSGQAAHAGTTPMPLRNDALFGAAEMIQALEALAQRFAPHGLVTVGQLEIAKSSRNTIAGLLDFTIDLRHHRDDVIAAMEQEARALLEAIAARRELTLQIGVHWISPATPFDADCVGHVREAVQSLGYSHQDIVSGAGHDAIHLARMCPTAMVFIPCVGGLSHNEAEDVIPEQATQGADVLLNAVLARAGRDD is encoded by the coding sequence ATGCTGAAGATCGATGGCGCTCGCCTGTGGGCGAGCCTGATGGACATGGCTGGGGTCGGTGCCACCGCACGTGGCGGCTCGCGCCGGCTGGCGCTCAGCGAAGAGGATCGCGCCGGCCGCCAGCTGTTCGAGCGCTGGTGCCGTGAAGCCGGCCTGAGCCTGCGTCGTGACCCGGTGGGCAACCTGTTCGCCCGTCGTGCCGGGGCAGACGACAGTCTTGACCCGGTGGTCATGGGCAGTCACCTCGACACCCAGCCCGAGGGCGGCCGCTTCGACGGCGTATACGGGGTGCTCGCCGGGTTGGAAGTGCTGCGTAGCCTGAATGACCAAGGCATCCGTACCCGCCGCCCATTGGAAGTGGCGGTCTGGACCAACGAGGAAGGCGCTCGCTTCACGCCGGCCATGCTCGGCTCGGCCACCTTCACTGGCGCTATGCCGCTGGATGCCGCGCTGGCCTCTCGGGATGCCGAGGGCGTGAGCGTCGGCGAAGCGCTGCAGACGCTTGGCTGGCAGGGGGACCTGCCGTTGGGACGGCGTCTGGATTCCTATTTCGAGGCGCACATTGAGCAGGGGCCGATCCTGGAGGACAACGGCATCGATGTCGGGGTTGTCACCGGCGGCCAGTCGATTCGCTGGCTGGACGTACGCGTCAGCGGCCAGGCCGCCCACGCCGGTACCACGCCGATGCCGCTGCGCAACGACGCGTTGTTCGGCGCTGCCGAGATGATCCAGGCCCTCGAAGCGTTGGCCCAGCGCTTTGCGCCCCACGGGCTGGTGACCGTCGGCCAGCTGGAAATTGCCAAGTCCTCGCGCAACACCATCGCCGGCCTGCTGGACTTCACCATCGACCTGCGCCACCACCGTGACGACGTGATCGCCGCGATGGAGCAGGAGGCTCGCGCGCTGCTCGAAGCAATCGCCGCACGCCGCGAGCTGACGCTGCAGATCGGTGTGCACTGGATCAGCCCGGCCACGCCCTTCGACGCCGATTGTGTCGGCCACGTGCGCGAGGCCGTGCAGAGCCTGGGTTATTCGCACCAGGACATCGTCAGTGGCGCCGGCCACGACGCCATCCACCTGGCGCGCATGTGCCCGACCGCCATGGTGTTCATTCCCTGCGTCGGCGGCCTGAGCCACAACGAGGCCGAGGACGTGATCCCCGAACAGGCGACCCAGGGCGCCGACGTGCTGCTCAACGCCGTGCTGGCCCGCGCCGGCCGTGACGACTGA